A single uncultured Acetobacterium sp. DNA region contains:
- a CDS encoding ABC transporter permease, with product MSAINLRNLYLISQEDFKNLFKNPMWLFYNLAFPFLLIVVLGFLQKDSYGEAVSAFDYYGITLMIYTVISSGMTSANAFIEVTIRIPNMRIIYAPGNERVIYLAKIVSSFGFCLLCHLTVAVLTFTLFKIRVDAIPQLLILLVLMELFSVALGVMFCCIFKTEATANQILSIVINIFALLGGLLFPMDGYGAVVRSLSYLSPAKWLANTSFAMIYDHNFSWFYPTVMGLILATMVVFIICAKTFRKEDCIC from the coding sequence ATGAGTGCCATCAATTTAAGAAACCTTTATTTAATCAGCCAGGAAGACTTCAAAAATCTATTTAAAAATCCGATGTGGCTTTTTTATAATCTGGCCTTTCCGTTTTTATTGATTGTCGTGCTGGGGTTCCTCCAAAAAGACAGCTATGGCGAGGCGGTCAGCGCCTTTGATTACTATGGGATTACTCTGATGATTTATACAGTGATCTCCAGCGGAATGACCTCGGCGAATGCCTTTATAGAAGTGACGATCCGCATACCCAACATGCGGATCATTTACGCCCCGGGGAATGAACGGGTGATCTATCTGGCCAAAATTGTTTCATCCTTTGGGTTCTGTCTGCTCTGTCATCTCACGGTTGCAGTCCTGACGTTCACACTTTTTAAGATCCGGGTGGATGCGATTCCGCAATTGCTGATTTTGTTGGTCTTGATGGAGCTCTTCTCGGTGGCTCTGGGCGTGATGTTTTGCTGTATTTTTAAAACCGAAGCCACAGCCAATCAGATCCTCAGTATTGTCATTAACATCTTTGCTCTTTTGGGCGGTCTGTTGTTTCCCATGGACGGTTATGGTGCGGTAGTTCGGAGTCTTTCGTATCTGTCACCAGCTAAATGGTTGGCCAATACCAGTTTCGCGATGATCTATGATCATAACTTTTCCTGGTTTTATCCCACCGTGATGGGGCTGATTCTGGCCACCATGGTGGTTTTTATTATTTGTGCGAAAACATTCAGAAAAGAGGATTGCATATGTTAG
- a CDS encoding ABC transporter permease — protein sequence MLAVFKNNCNRLWEEKMYLVISLILMIAAISAAILLTAHIETKGNLALVVPNQQVLSERESAVMANPYFNVTVLETAPETSALVQSRYDAVVMINADGKDAVTTIKNPAFKTMLETALANPTSFVPDNRSIRQTGTNILGFMMMFLLMQGVLYARFFAEDKEQHLIQRIAMSPLPFSRYLLGHGVFIFLIIAVPSFLVLGVAALMGIDIGFSLPVYAGLIGVLALLATAFALFLNSFFEVADTANMLGSAIIILTSILAGSFYSLSKEATLFDHLLHLLPQKDFINFVNALEKGSLSQSTCAQLVYVLAISAVFLAIAIANTRNDYRYH from the coding sequence ATGTTAGCAGTATTTAAAAATAATTGTAACCGGCTCTGGGAAGAAAAAATGTATCTGGTGATCTCGTTGATTTTAATGATCGCGGCGATATCGGCCGCCATTTTGTTGACGGCCCACATCGAAACAAAGGGCAATCTCGCCCTGGTGGTCCCCAATCAGCAGGTGTTGTCGGAGCGCGAGTCGGCCGTGATGGCGAACCCTTATTTTAATGTGACCGTTTTGGAAACGGCTCCGGAAACATCCGCACTGGTACAAAGTCGCTATGATGCCGTCGTTATGATTAACGCTGATGGAAAGGATGCGGTTACAACCATCAAAAACCCGGCCTTTAAAACGATGCTGGAAACGGCGCTTGCCAATCCGACCAGTTTTGTCCCAGACAACCGTTCGATCAGGCAGACCGGTACCAATATTCTGGGATTTATGATGATGTTTCTGCTGATGCAGGGGGTGCTTTATGCCCGGTTTTTCGCAGAGGACAAGGAACAGCATCTGATCCAGCGCATTGCCATGTCGCCACTTCCGTTTAGCCGCTATCTTCTGGGGCATGGGGTATTCATCTTTTTAATCATCGCCGTGCCCAGCTTTCTGGTTTTGGGAGTGGCCGCTCTGATGGGGATTGATATTGGTTTTTCATTGCCGGTTTATGCGGGGCTCATCGGCGTTCTGGCGTTACTTGCCACGGCCTTTGCGCTGTTTCTGAATTCGTTCTTTGAGGTGGCCGATACCGCCAATATGCTGGGTTCCGCCATCATCATCCTGACCTCGATTCTGGCGGGTTCTTTTTATTCACTGTCAAAAGAGGCCACCCTGTTTGATCACTTGCTGCACCTGCTGCCACAAAAGGACTTTATTAATTTCGTTAATGCGCTGGAAAAAGGCAGTCTCAGTCAGAGTACCTGCGCTCAATTGGTTTACGTACTCGCGATATCGGCAGTCTTTCTGGCCATTGCCATTGCCAACACCCGCAACGATTATCGTTATCATTAA
- a CDS encoding LuxR C-terminal-related transcriptional regulator: MDYAQPFYSVKHKMPAPRKNYLIRAQLFRQLEQLSDYRVAVIKAGAGCGKTTLMSSFAIEREIKNLKWITLDEHANQAFVFWNYLINSLSDLMDEQIDCQQLLDSNMQKELLFQMIPYFLSRLTTDEEIVLVLDEFQIVSDHFLVSTIDYFIENMPDQLHLVLLTREMPPLYLGQLAIENKLLLIEEDAIRLTPPESRDFLVKTLQLKKDEAEISAMIQLSEGWIGGLQLLAISEKQGNLSTMGSMKLSERVLSDYLTKEIFGHLSAEEQQFLIETAVLRYFNQDICELYLPQTPFIPMMEAILLKNLFVINIDEAAGIYRYHAILAEYLKSLFEKQAQTTKYERHQLAATIYEKIGDQEECLHHLFEIKAYERIMDLILKMPQTALTFSYLMKVPLAEIGKNPDFAYQYFFYYYASVDETACKEIYTFIKTNLKTEQSFEAFRRSNLFYSTDWDFRTSEILSLEAIQKLPLNPITIAFLLIKEAYFLYANSQFHQAIDYLDVAEAVYQKTGNVYIGFFVRTEKAQIYEDLGELNRCRELYREVEKMTGQVKSLCSSYYIGIAGVYIRQLALEQAFEMLENTRKIIDHQSTSIFRAYQYTLAEYYYITGEDDKTEQLLMAVIGQEAFENTFFSARLLRYPIYRGQHPELARRFAGIYEASDDFVDNMDCELLYISIQFEQGNRELAFRLVEDLIAKARKMQNKLKIVEGDLLKLRLLLATNGDPRDIRNLFIEAVSYAAENCIANPFWFERNAVVTVFKEGKIAFKKELSEEAFSFITKVLAADLKRGLPDTNQCPANKQIDALTEREKEVLDELAAGGTNLQIAEKLCVSLATVKTHINNIYSKLEVNNRVAAVNKLNSNSQF, translated from the coding sequence TTGGATTATGCCCAGCCCTTTTATTCCGTCAAACATAAAATGCCGGCACCGCGAAAAAACTATCTGATCCGAGCGCAGCTGTTTAGACAATTAGAACAGCTTTCCGATTACCGGGTGGCCGTTATCAAAGCCGGCGCGGGCTGCGGAAAAACCACGCTGATGTCGAGCTTTGCCATTGAACGGGAAATTAAAAACCTCAAGTGGATCACCCTTGATGAACACGCCAATCAGGCCTTTGTTTTCTGGAACTATCTGATTAATTCCCTCAGTGACTTGATGGATGAACAAATTGACTGTCAGCAGCTCCTTGACAGCAATATGCAAAAGGAGTTGCTTTTTCAGATGATCCCGTACTTTCTGAGTCGCTTAACGACTGACGAAGAAATTGTGCTGGTACTGGACGAGTTTCAAATTGTATCGGATCACTTTCTGGTATCGACGATTGACTATTTCATCGAAAATATGCCGGATCAGCTGCATCTGGTGCTGCTGACCCGGGAAATGCCGCCCCTTTATCTTGGCCAGCTGGCGATAGAGAACAAGCTGTTGTTGATCGAAGAGGACGCTATCCGTCTCACCCCACCAGAAAGTCGGGACTTTCTGGTGAAGACGCTACAGCTTAAAAAAGATGAGGCTGAGATTTCGGCAATGATTCAGTTGTCCGAAGGGTGGATTGGCGGCCTGCAATTACTGGCCATTTCTGAAAAACAGGGGAATCTTTCTACCATGGGGAGCATGAAACTGTCGGAGCGGGTTTTAAGTGATTATTTGACCAAAGAAATTTTTGGCCATTTGTCGGCGGAGGAACAGCAGTTTTTGATTGAAACAGCAGTACTTCGTTATTTCAATCAGGATATCTGTGAATTGTATTTGCCGCAGACTCCGTTTATTCCGATGATGGAAGCCATCCTGTTAAAAAATCTCTTTGTTATCAATATTGACGAAGCCGCCGGGATTTATCGTTATCACGCCATTTTGGCAGAATACCTGAAAAGCCTGTTTGAAAAACAAGCGCAGACGACAAAGTACGAACGTCATCAGCTGGCTGCAACCATTTATGAAAAAATCGGGGATCAGGAAGAATGTCTCCATCATCTGTTTGAAATCAAAGCGTATGAACGGATCATGGATCTGATTTTAAAAATGCCGCAAACCGCGCTGACCTTTTCCTATCTGATGAAGGTGCCATTGGCAGAAATTGGCAAAAATCCGGATTTTGCCTATCAGTATTTTTTCTATTATTATGCCAGTGTCGATGAAACGGCTTGCAAAGAGATTTATACCTTTATTAAAACAAATCTCAAAACCGAGCAGTCCTTTGAGGCGTTCCGGCGATCCAATCTCTTTTATAGTACCGATTGGGACTTCCGGACGTCTGAAATTCTGTCCCTGGAAGCGATTCAGAAGCTGCCGCTTAATCCGATTACGATTGCTTTTCTGCTGATTAAGGAAGCTTATTTTCTCTATGCCAATTCGCAGTTTCACCAGGCCATTGACTACCTGGATGTGGCTGAAGCGGTTTATCAGAAAACCGGCAATGTCTATATCGGTTTTTTTGTGCGCACTGAAAAAGCGCAGATCTATGAAGACCTGGGGGAGTTAAACCGCTGCCGGGAGCTTTATCGGGAAGTTGAAAAAATGACCGGCCAGGTAAAATCCCTGTGCAGTTCTTATTATATTGGCATCGCCGGGGTTTATATCCGTCAGCTGGCTCTGGAGCAGGCCTTTGAAATGTTGGAAAACACCCGAAAAATAATCGATCACCAGTCGACCAGCATCTTTCGGGCTTATCAGTATACCCTGGCTGAATACTATTATATCACCGGGGAAGATGATAAAACCGAACAACTGCTAATGGCCGTCATCGGTCAGGAAGCCTTTGAAAACACTTTTTTTTCTGCCCGGTTATTGCGCTACCCCATCTATCGGGGGCAGCATCCGGAACTGGCCCGCAGGTTTGCCGGGATCTATGAAGCCTCGGATGACTTCGTTGACAATATGGATTGTGAGTTGCTTTACATTAGTATTCAATTTGAACAGGGAAACCGGGAACTGGCTTTTCGGCTGGTCGAAGACCTGATCGCTAAAGCCCGAAAAATGCAAAACAAGTTAAAAATCGTCGAGGGCGATCTACTGAAATTGCGGCTACTGCTGGCGACCAATGGTGATCCGCGGGACATCCGTAATCTCTTTATTGAAGCGGTCTCCTATGCAGCGGAAAATTGCATTGCCAATCCTTTCTGGTTTGAACGCAACGCGGTAGTAACGGTTTTTAAAGAAGGGAAGATAGCGTTTAAAAAAGAGCTGTCGGAAGAAGCGTTCAGTTTTATTACAAAGGTGCTGGCAGCTGATCTCAAACGGGGCCTGCCGGACACCAACCAATGTCCGGCCAACAAACAGATCGACGCATTGACCGAACGGGAAAAGGAGGTGCTGGATGAACTGGCCGCCGGCGGCACCAATCTCCAAATTGCCGAAAAACTCTGTGTATCACTGGCCACGGTTAAAACCCATATCAATAATATTTACAGCAAATTAGAGGTCAATAACCGGGTGGCGGCAGTCAATAAACTAAACAGTAACTCACAATTTTAA
- a CDS encoding TetR/AcrR family transcriptional regulator, with protein MDKRDRILQTALKLFNQYGFDNTPTARITKEAGVATGTLFNYFKNKEELINVLYLACKESLTRRLSFGLELETTFRSKLKRIYINYIGWSLDHTEEFLFFQQFCNASCIGETTRKEGLSKFNNIMDLISEGIKQEIIKNVNLDYMSNLLMGILNANTYYFIDNPNLASDDGFLETSFNFLWDSIKN; from the coding sequence TTGGATAAACGAGACAGAATATTACAAACAGCCTTAAAACTTTTTAATCAATACGGATTTGATAATACCCCGACGGCTCGGATTACGAAAGAAGCCGGCGTGGCCACGGGGACATTGTTCAACTATTTTAAAAACAAAGAAGAACTGATCAATGTGCTTTATTTGGCTTGCAAAGAATCCCTGACCCGACGCTTATCATTTGGACTGGAGTTGGAAACCACCTTTAGAAGCAAGCTAAAACGGATTTATATTAATTACATTGGCTGGAGTCTTGATCACACCGAAGAATTTCTGTTTTTTCAGCAGTTCTGCAATGCTTCCTGTATTGGCGAAACGACCCGGAAAGAAGGGTTAAGCAAGTTCAATAATATTATGGATTTAATTTCTGAAGGAATTAAGCAGGAGATTATTAAAAATGTTAATCTCGATTACATGAGCAACCTGCTGATGGGCATTCTCAATGCAAATACCTATTATTTTATTGATAATCCCAATTTAGCGTCTGACGATGGCTTTTTAGAAACATCATTTAATTTTTTGTGGGACAGTATTAAGAACTAA
- a CDS encoding aldo/keto reductase has protein sequence MNYRINPKNGDKLSALGFGCMRFAKDEKEVEKQIIYAIENGVNYFDTAYIYPKSEAILGRVLAKGYRDRVKIATKMPPYLVKKYEDLDKIFNAELERLQTDHIDYYFLHMLTDVNIWTRLVNLGILKWIEEKKQAGQIINIGFSYHGGRDEFKKLVDAYDWEFCMIQFNFLDENKQAGKEGLEYAAAKGLPVMIMEPLRGGKLVTSLPKEVYQVWDNAYVKRSPAEWAFRWIWNHPEVTVVLSGMNSQAMVEENIRVASQAEANAFTAADFELFDQVTKILNEKIKIPCTGCNYCLPCPKGVDIPTCFSTYNDREIEGKTAALSKYIMQTSVKSQTSNASLCSKCGKCESHCPQNIKIRDELATVAKTMEGFYYKPTRFLIKRFMKL, from the coding sequence ATGAATTATCGGATTAATCCTAAAAATGGGGACAAGCTTTCAGCCCTGGGGTTTGGTTGCATGCGTTTTGCCAAAGACGAAAAAGAAGTTGAAAAACAAATTATTTATGCCATTGAAAATGGCGTTAATTATTTTGACACTGCCTATATTTATCCCAAGAGTGAAGCCATCTTAGGACGGGTGCTCGCAAAAGGGTATCGTGACCGGGTGAAAATTGCCACCAAGATGCCCCCATATCTGGTGAAGAAGTATGAAGACCTGGACAAGATTTTCAATGCCGAATTGGAGCGGTTGCAAACCGACCATATTGACTATTATTTCCTGCATATGCTGACGGATGTCAACATCTGGACACGGCTCGTCAATTTAGGCATACTGAAATGGATTGAAGAAAAGAAACAGGCCGGCCAGATTATCAATATCGGATTTTCCTACCATGGTGGTCGGGACGAATTTAAAAAACTGGTGGATGCCTATGACTGGGAATTCTGTATGATCCAATTTAATTTCCTGGACGAAAACAAACAAGCCGGCAAAGAAGGGCTGGAGTATGCCGCCGCCAAAGGGCTGCCGGTGATGATCATGGAACCCTTAAGAGGGGGGAAACTGGTTACCAGTCTGCCTAAGGAAGTCTATCAGGTCTGGGATAACGCCTATGTCAAGCGCTCCCCGGCAGAGTGGGCCTTCCGATGGATCTGGAATCATCCGGAAGTCACGGTAGTGTTATCAGGCATGAATTCTCAGGCGATGGTTGAAGAAAACATTCGCGTCGCTTCCCAGGCCGAAGCCAATGCCTTTACTGCGGCCGATTTTGAACTGTTTGATCAGGTTACGAAAATACTAAACGAGAAAATTAAAATTCCCTGTACCGGATGTAATTATTGTCTGCCATGTCCCAAGGGCGTTGATATTCCCACCTGCTTTTCTACTTATAATGATCGGGAAATTGAAGGAAAAACGGCGGCGCTCAGCAAATACATTATGCAAACCAGTGTTAAAAGCCAGACCAGCAATGCGTCCCTCTGTTCAAAATGCGGTAAATGCGAAAGTCATTGCCCTCAGAATATCAAAATTCGTGACGAGTTGGCAACGGTTGCCAAAACCATGGAAGGCTTTTATTACAAGCCAACCCGGTTTTTGATTAAGCGGTTTATGAAATTATAA
- a CDS encoding DUF1667 domain-containing protein, producing MKELICILCPNGCALSVTDDQSVMIVTGQKCKRGQEFAIAETTNPTRTLCTTVKTSFPEMPVLPVRSATAIPKERIFDVMAAINQVVVTEALSCGTPVITDVLGLGIDMITTTSLENTNL from the coding sequence ATGAAAGAGCTGATCTGTATCCTTTGCCCCAATGGCTGTGCCTTATCGGTAACTGATGATCAGTCAGTGATGATCGTTACTGGCCAGAAATGCAAACGGGGCCAGGAATTTGCCATTGCCGAGACAACCAACCCGACCCGCACCCTTTGCACCACGGTTAAGACAAGCTTTCCTGAAATGCCGGTGCTACCGGTACGGAGTGCCACAGCCATTCCCAAAGAACGGATTTTTGATGTGATGGCCGCGATCAACCAGGTGGTGGTAACCGAAGCCCTTAGTTGTGGCACACCCGTGATCACCGATGTACTGGGACTTGGTATCGACATGATCACAACCACCTCCTTGGAAAACACTAATTTATAA
- a CDS encoding FAD-dependent oxidoreductase — protein MKQTDVIVIGGGPAGLAAALAAHRGGARTLLIEREPRLGGILKQCIHDGFGLVRFAEQLTGPEYADRDITSFKQAGIEALTTTFVTRIKKTAAGFILTAVNETGVLTITAKALVLATGCRERTARQVFIHGTRPAGIFTAGTAQHYINLLGQMPAKKCVILGSGDIGLIMARRLTLEGATVLGVYEAKPIPSGLTRNIYQCLHDFDIPLHLSQTVTRVYGEERLTAVEVCMVDENMQPIAGTSQKIDCDALILSVGLIPENELAVSLGVELDPQTKGPLCNGALMTSVDGVFSCGNALHVNDLVDYVSESGELAGTSAANFSCKQRAEIALTADANFAYLVPQRLDLNETDTKTIVYFRSQRILENCDVIITVNEQEVLRKHYSHLRPPEMERLEVDFSPLNLTTNSILSFKMEVH, from the coding sequence ATGAAACAGACCGATGTGATTGTGATCGGCGGCGGCCCGGCCGGTCTTGCCGCCGCTTTAGCCGCCCATCGCGGCGGTGCCCGAACCTTGTTGATTGAACGGGAGCCCCGGCTTGGCGGCATTCTTAAACAGTGCATTCATGACGGCTTCGGGCTGGTGCGTTTTGCTGAGCAATTGACCGGGCCGGAGTATGCCGACCGGGATATCACGAGTTTTAAACAAGCCGGAATTGAAGCCCTGACCACCACCTTTGTAACCCGCATTAAAAAGACCGCCGCAGGCTTTATCCTCACGGCGGTCAATGAAACGGGAGTGCTGACGATAACAGCCAAGGCGTTGGTGCTGGCCACCGGTTGCCGGGAACGCACGGCCCGGCAGGTCTTCATCCACGGCACCCGACCAGCCGGGATTTTTACCGCCGGGACAGCCCAGCATTACATTAATCTTTTAGGTCAGATGCCGGCTAAAAAATGCGTGATCCTCGGCAGCGGCGACATCGGCTTAATCATGGCCCGGCGTTTGACCTTAGAAGGTGCCACGGTATTGGGTGTTTACGAAGCCAAACCGATCCCCTCGGGACTGACCCGCAATATTTATCAATGTCTCCATGATTTTGATATTCCCCTGCATCTTTCCCAAACGGTCACCCGGGTTTACGGCGAAGAACGGCTGACCGCCGTTGAAGTCTGTATGGTGGATGAAAATATGCAGCCGATCGCCGGAACCAGTCAAAAAATTGACTGCGATGCCCTGATTCTTTCGGTCGGTCTGATTCCTGAAAACGAATTGGCGGTCAGCCTGGGGGTTGAGCTGGATCCTCAAACCAAGGGGCCCCTTTGCAATGGAGCCCTGATGACCTCGGTTGACGGCGTCTTTTCCTGCGGCAACGCCCTTCATGTCAACGATCTGGTGGATTATGTTTCGGAAAGCGGCGAACTGGCCGGCACATCTGCGGCCAACTTCAGCTGCAAACAACGCGCTGAAATTGCCCTGACTGCGGATGCCAACTTCGCTTACCTGGTGCCGCAACGGCTGGATTTAAACGAGACCGACACGAAAACCATTGTCTATTTCCGCAGTCAGCGGATTCTTGAAAACTGTGATGTCATCATCACCGTGAATGAGCAGGAAGTCTTACGGAAACACTATTCCCATTTGCGCCCGCCGGAAATGGAACGGTTGGAAGTCGACTTTTCCCCTCTGAACCTCACGACAAACTCAATTCTATCCTTTAAAATGGAGGTGCATTAG